From a single Herbiconiux sp. SALV-R1 genomic region:
- the bcp gene encoding thioredoxin-dependent thiol peroxidase, translated as MTDTTARIQAGDTAPEFTLVDEDGVSRSLADYRGQRVILYFYPEAGTPGCTTEACDFRDNLNSLKSAGYTVLGVSRDKPAKLRGFVDEQNLNFTLLSDPDSAVHELYSAWGEKSLYGKTVVGVIRSTFVIDEQGVVTLALYNVKATGHVASLRKKLGVDA; from the coding sequence ATGACCGACACGACTGCGCGCATCCAGGCCGGCGACACCGCCCCCGAGTTCACCCTCGTCGACGAGGACGGCGTCTCGCGATCGCTCGCCGACTACCGCGGCCAGCGGGTCATCCTGTACTTCTACCCCGAGGCCGGCACCCCCGGCTGCACGACCGAGGCCTGCGACTTCCGCGACAACCTCAACTCGCTGAAGAGCGCCGGCTACACGGTGCTCGGCGTGTCACGCGACAAGCCGGCGAAGCTGCGCGGCTTCGTCGACGAGCAGAACCTCAACTTCACCCTGCTCTCCGACCCCGACTCCGCCGTGCACGAGCTCTACAGCGCGTGGGGCGAGAAGTCGCTCTACGGCAAGACGGTGGTGGGCGTCATCCGCTCGACCTTCGTCATCGACGAACAGGGCGTCGTGACGCTAGCGCTCTACAACGTGAAGGCCACCGGCCACGTGGCGTCGCTGCGCAAGAAGCTGGGCGTCGACGCCTGA
- a CDS encoding septum formation family protein — MTLHSLHSTLRTAALTGLAALTLVTLAGCISLPAPSSGGGGDEGPAAPATSDSAPAGSETTDVFLLSVGDCFNDGESQSVQDVQQVDCAAAHDYEVYEAFDIPGDDYPGDEAVDEAATNGCGASFATFIGIPYEQSAYDFNHLTPTADSWTKGGDHEVLCLVYDPSNKVSGTLAGVAS, encoded by the coding sequence ATGACCCTCCATTCCCTGCACAGCACGCTTCGCACGGCCGCCCTCACCGGCCTCGCCGCCCTCACCCTCGTCACTCTCGCCGGCTGCATCTCGCTCCCCGCCCCGTCGAGCGGAGGCGGGGGCGACGAGGGTCCCGCCGCTCCCGCCACCTCAGACTCCGCACCGGCCGGTTCCGAGACCACCGACGTCTTCCTGCTCTCGGTGGGCGACTGCTTCAACGACGGCGAGTCCCAGTCGGTGCAAGACGTGCAGCAGGTCGACTGCGCCGCCGCCCACGACTACGAGGTGTACGAGGCCTTCGACATCCCGGGCGACGACTACCCGGGCGACGAGGCCGTCGACGAGGCAGCCACGAACGGATGCGGGGCCTCCTTCGCGACGTTCATCGGCATCCCCTACGAGCAGTCCGCCTACGACTTCAACCACCTCACCCCCACCGCCGACTCCTGGACGAAGGGCGGAGACCACGAGGTGCTCTGCCTCGTCTACGACCCCTCGAACAAGGTCTCCGGCACCCTCGCGGGCGTCGCATCCTGA
- a CDS encoding WhiB family transcriptional regulator — MDWRDKAACLTADPELFFPVGNTGPAVDQIDKAKAVCARCSVTEVCLQYALETGQDSGVWGGLSEDERRALKRRAARARRAS, encoded by the coding sequence ATGGATTGGCGCGACAAAGCCGCCTGCCTGACTGCAGACCCCGAACTGTTCTTCCCCGTCGGGAACACCGGGCCCGCCGTCGACCAGATCGACAAGGCCAAAGCCGTCTGCGCCCGCTGCTCCGTCACCGAGGTCTGCCTCCAGTACGCCCTCGAGACCGGTCAGGACTCCGGAGTCTGGGGTGGCCTCAGCGAAGACGAGCGCCGCGCTTTGAAGCGTCGCGCCGCGAGGGCACGCCGCGCCTCCTGA
- a CDS encoding tyrosine-type recombinase/integrase yields MTRSTIDGRPVAVAYYRDSTGRRRKMQRFGKTPANAETVLLAALRAKLAEGEADGLLSPTSTVEELASAWLAERKLKGAPAGTITTYRNSITGQIVPAIGSLRLREATTPRLDRFIRDRMDRVSTARTARTVLVQMFSLAVRHGAVPKNYAADVISVSAKKRVVKVMSENDIRAMRALFREYDRTHVSELYELAQMLTATGARIGETLALRWEDDVDLAQGVVYVSGTLIDDGKLIRQGHPKSDLGNRGLQLPPTVLAMLTQRRVNAEYPMVFPSATGTYRWPANTRRQWRQALVDTPYEGKTPKDYRKAVATHLARKVGTKAAAEQLGHSEEITKEFYVERQAEVADFAGVIETLFQSSE; encoded by the coding sequence GTGACTCGCAGCACCATCGATGGGCGCCCTGTCGCGGTCGCCTACTATCGTGACAGCACCGGCCGGCGCCGCAAGATGCAGCGGTTTGGCAAGACACCCGCGAACGCCGAGACAGTCCTGCTGGCGGCGCTCCGAGCGAAGCTTGCCGAGGGCGAGGCCGACGGCCTCCTCTCCCCCACCTCCACCGTCGAGGAACTCGCCAGCGCCTGGCTCGCCGAACGGAAGCTGAAGGGCGCGCCCGCGGGCACCATCACGACGTACCGCAACTCCATCACCGGGCAGATCGTGCCCGCGATCGGCTCTCTGCGGCTGCGTGAGGCGACGACACCGCGACTCGACCGATTCATCCGCGACCGCATGGATCGCGTCTCCACGGCGCGCACAGCGCGCACAGTGCTGGTACAGATGTTCTCGCTAGCGGTGCGGCACGGAGCGGTGCCGAAGAACTACGCGGCCGACGTCATCTCCGTGTCGGCGAAGAAGCGCGTCGTGAAGGTCATGAGCGAGAACGACATCCGTGCCATGCGCGCGCTGTTCCGAGAGTACGACCGCACCCACGTCTCGGAGCTCTACGAGCTCGCCCAGATGCTCACGGCGACGGGCGCCCGGATCGGCGAGACGCTCGCGCTGCGCTGGGAAGACGACGTCGACCTCGCCCAGGGCGTCGTCTACGTCAGCGGCACGCTCATCGACGACGGGAAGCTCATCCGACAGGGGCACCCGAAGAGCGACCTCGGCAACCGCGGCCTGCAGCTGCCGCCGACCGTGCTGGCGATGCTCACGCAGCGTCGCGTGAACGCCGAGTACCCAATGGTGTTCCCATCGGCGACGGGCACCTACCGCTGGCCGGCCAACACGCGCCGGCAGTGGCGCCAGGCGCTCGTAGACACCCCGTACGAGGGCAAGACGCCGAAGGATTACCGGAAGGCTGTCGCGACTCACCTGGCGCGGAAGGTGGGCACGAAGGCCGCCGCCGAGCAGCTCGGGCACTCGGAGGAGATCACGAAAGAGTTCTACGTCGAGCGTCAGGCCGAGGTCGCAGATTTCGCGGGAGTCATCGAGACGTTGTTTCAAAGTAGCGAGTAA
- a CDS encoding helix-turn-helix domain-containing protein, with protein sequence MSATRWLTEQQCSEQTGIPVGTLRDWRMKGLNLPFSRIGRLVRYAESEVDTYMRSQQVDVKQSA encoded by the coding sequence ATGAGCGCGACGCGATGGCTGACCGAGCAGCAGTGCTCGGAGCAGACCGGCATCCCGGTCGGGACGCTCCGGGACTGGCGCATGAAGGGTCTGAACCTTCCCTTCTCGCGGATCGGGCGGCTGGTCCGATACGCGGAGAGCGAGGTCGACACGTACATGCGTTCGCAGCAGGTCGACGTGAAGCAGTCCGCCTAA
- a CDS encoding ImmA/IrrE family metallo-endopeptidase has product MTLTFETEEDYEGTTAYMFGRDSYYDGPCARRYDPYVHAEDLGLPIIYRELPRDDIDACYSEEHHAIFVRPNLHGIVERCAIAHEIVHFEHGDVGDDRKQEDRADRISARRLVRPRDVYDSLEFTNDMERVALEIEVTEKVMAIFIREFANRA; this is encoded by the coding sequence ATGACACTCACATTCGAAACGGAAGAAGACTACGAAGGCACGACCGCCTACATGTTCGGCCGCGACAGCTACTACGACGGCCCTTGCGCCCGACGCTACGACCCCTACGTGCACGCTGAGGATCTCGGTCTGCCGATCATCTATCGCGAACTCCCACGCGATGACATCGACGCATGCTACTCCGAAGAGCACCACGCGATCTTCGTGCGGCCGAACCTTCACGGCATCGTCGAACGGTGCGCAATCGCCCATGAGATCGTCCACTTCGAGCACGGCGACGTAGGTGACGATCGCAAGCAAGAAGACCGCGCGGACCGCATCTCGGCCAGGCGACTCGTCCGGCCCCGCGATGTCTACGATTCGCTCGAGTTCACCAACGACATGGAGCGGGTCGCGTTGGAAATCGAGGTGACCGAGAAGGTGATGGCGATCTTCATCCGCGAGTTCGCCAACCGTGCCTAG
- a CDS encoding crossover junction endodeoxyribonuclease RuvC — protein sequence MISVGIDPSLRRTGLALVEKGTVSTSLVKTEPVVGVDAVDDLTLYILGCVVKFTPRGSLVVIEGMYVPKGERTAGDVIERAGLLAHIITQMRRRDCQVVRVWPKQRAKYATGDGNADKKTVRTVMRERFPGVRIPDDNVADAVALAAAGSRWLGQPIDGALSKTQQEAMAAVAWPQREERRA from the coding sequence GTGATCAGCGTGGGCATCGACCCGTCCCTGCGCCGCACCGGTCTGGCGCTCGTCGAAAAGGGCACGGTGTCGACGTCGCTCGTGAAGACAGAGCCCGTCGTCGGTGTCGACGCCGTCGATGACCTGACGCTCTACATCCTCGGCTGCGTCGTGAAATTCACGCCGCGCGGGTCGCTGGTTGTGATCGAGGGCATGTACGTCCCGAAGGGCGAGCGCACGGCCGGCGACGTCATCGAGCGCGCGGGTCTCCTCGCGCACATCATCACGCAGATGCGCCGCCGGGACTGCCAGGTGGTGCGGGTGTGGCCGAAGCAGCGCGCGAAGTATGCGACCGGCGACGGCAACGCCGACAAGAAGACCGTCCGCACGGTGATGCGTGAGCGGTTCCCCGGCGTGCGTATCCCAGACGACAACGTCGCGGACGCGGTGGCGCTGGCCGCCGCCGGGTCGAGGTGGCTGGGGCAGCCGATCGACGGAGCCCTCAGCAAGACCCAGCAGGAAGCAATGGCCGCGGTGGCGTGGCCCCAACGAGAAGAGAGAAGAGCATGA